From Haloarcula sp. CBA1127, a single genomic window includes:
- a CDS encoding ScpA family protein, whose protein sequence is MTSEPPRGSEQSSGDHGEPRDDEAPGEQADDIPLNITGHEDRDPPGESGDAAALLGESADADDDTAAQDHPGNDQPTGSDEDGDEDVEPVEVLVQLADDGEIDPWDIDVVRVTDKFLQRIDDADLRTSGRALFYASVLIRMKSDAMLGEGETEEEPAEPWEQAMHEDAPIEDPDPFAALESEMDRRLERRRARGMPQTLDELVRDLRDAERESWWKESREYDTSDSPSGYDRGTQELDYRGADDMRLDEEPSAADVTGTAHAENIDDIIADVHDAVREQYDQGREEVLYREVDTAGGTRVETFLGLLFLAHRGQVRLQQDDLFGDLWIQDPSVATGSDEAVAD, encoded by the coding sequence ATGACTAGCGAGCCGCCACGCGGCTCGGAACAGTCAAGCGGCGACCACGGGGAGCCGCGAGACGATGAAGCGCCGGGAGAGCAGGCGGATGACATCCCGCTCAACATCACCGGGCACGAGGACCGCGACCCGCCCGGCGAATCCGGCGACGCCGCGGCCCTGCTGGGCGAGTCCGCCGATGCGGACGACGATACGGCGGCACAAGACCACCCCGGAAACGACCAGCCGACCGGCAGCGACGAGGACGGAGACGAAGACGTCGAACCGGTCGAAGTGCTGGTCCAGCTCGCCGACGACGGCGAAATCGATCCGTGGGACATCGACGTGGTGCGGGTCACGGACAAGTTCCTCCAGCGCATCGACGATGCGGACCTTCGCACGTCAGGGCGGGCGCTGTTCTATGCGAGCGTCTTGATTCGGATGAAAAGCGACGCGATGCTCGGCGAGGGAGAGACTGAGGAGGAGCCGGCCGAGCCGTGGGAGCAGGCGATGCACGAGGACGCGCCCATTGAGGACCCGGACCCCTTCGCCGCGCTGGAGTCGGAGATGGACCGACGGCTCGAACGCCGCCGCGCCCGCGGGATGCCACAGACGCTCGATGAACTCGTTCGGGACCTCCGCGATGCCGAACGGGAATCGTGGTGGAAAGAGTCACGTGAGTACGACACCAGCGACTCTCCGAGCGGGTACGACCGTGGGACGCAGGAACTGGACTACCGCGGGGCCGACGACATGCGACTGGACGAGGAACCGTCGGCCGCTGACGTGACCGGGACGGCCCACGCTGAGAACATCGACGACATCATCGCTGACGTGCACGACGCCGTCCGCGAGCAGTACGACCAGGGTCGAGAGGAGGTGCTGTACCGCGAGGTCGACACGGCCGGTGGGACTCGCGTCGAGACGTTCCTCGGATTGCTCTTTTTAGCTCACCGTGGTCAGGTCCGACTCCAGCAGGATGACCTCTTCGGGGACCTCTGGATTCAGGACCCCAGCGTGGCGACCGGGTCGGACGAAGCTGTGGCGGACTGA
- a CDS encoding site-2 protease family protein, which translates to MATQSSPPELPDPETLADTFHVYEIDRTAEDGVRYYGEPLTESEQVIHRIAPAFRQRGYRVALKREMGEWVLIAHERSLGVDGIPWLNVGLAVLTLLSTLYAGTRWYGLSVLEDPTAMLKAWPFAAAALGILAIHEFGHYVMSRYHEVEASLPYFLPFPNVLGTLGAVISMNDHIPDRKALFDIGVAGPLAGLVATVVVTAIGVTLPPVEVTRGIVTNIELGYPLLLQGIAAVMGEQLEYANPQLLPNPVVIGGWVGAFVTFLNLLPVGQLDGSHVARSLFGDRLSLVQLAVPVALFGLAGYLVAFEGGRAAGLWAFWGVLALVFGRLGSATPLDETPLGPGRWAVGLLTFVLGMLCFVPVPLVITM; encoded by the coding sequence ATGGCGACCCAGTCCTCGCCGCCGGAGTTGCCGGACCCGGAAACGCTCGCAGACACGTTCCACGTGTACGAGATCGACAGGACCGCCGAGGACGGCGTCCGGTATTACGGCGAGCCACTGACCGAGTCCGAACAGGTCATCCATCGCATCGCGCCGGCGTTCCGTCAGCGCGGGTACCGCGTCGCGCTCAAGCGGGAGATGGGCGAATGGGTGCTGATTGCCCACGAGCGGTCGCTCGGCGTCGACGGCATCCCGTGGTTGAACGTCGGGCTCGCCGTCCTGACGCTGTTGTCGACGCTGTACGCCGGGACCCGCTGGTACGGGCTGTCCGTGCTCGAAGACCCGACAGCCATGCTCAAGGCGTGGCCTTTCGCCGCGGCCGCACTGGGTATCCTCGCAATTCACGAGTTCGGCCACTACGTCATGAGCCGGTACCACGAGGTTGAGGCGAGCCTGCCGTACTTCCTGCCGTTTCCGAACGTGCTCGGGACGCTGGGTGCGGTCATCAGCATGAACGACCACATTCCCGACCGGAAGGCGCTGTTCGACATCGGTGTCGCTGGCCCGCTGGCGGGTCTCGTTGCGACAGTCGTCGTGACCGCCATCGGCGTGACGCTCCCACCGGTAGAGGTAACTCGCGGCATCGTCACGAACATCGAACTCGGCTACCCGCTGTTGTTGCAGGGCATCGCCGCAGTCATGGGCGAACAACTTGAGTACGCGAACCCGCAACTCCTCCCGAACCCGGTCGTCATCGGCGGCTGGGTGGGGGCGTTCGTGACTTTCCTGAACCTCCTGCCAGTCGGCCAACTCGATGGTTCACACGTCGCCCGGTCGCTGTTCGGTGACCGACTGTCTCTGGTCCAGCTTGCCGTCCCTGTCGCCCTGTTTGGACTCGCTGGCTATCTCGTCGCCTTCGAGGGGGGCCGAGCGGCCGGGCTGTGGGCGTTCTGGGGGGTTCTGGCGCTGGTGTTCGGCCGGCTCGGGTCCGCGACGCCGCTGGACGAGACGCCGCTGGGACCGGGCCGCTGGGCTGTCGGCCTGCTTACGTTCGTTCTGGGGATGCTCTGTTTCGTTCCGGTGCCGCTCGTTATCACGATGTAG
- a CDS encoding HalX domain-containing protein: MQKRGETEEATVLVVDDEQDIADLYSTWLLTAHDVRTAHSGTEALQLVDASVDVVFLDRQMPDMSGDEVLDTIAERGIDPAVVMVTAVDPDFDIVEMPFDEYLTKPVSREDLLDTVSEMLIRTTYDDRVQEYFAVASKKATLETQKNTPQLEASDEYQTVNERFEELRQRADATAAEIDDFESVFQQFPGSGLSSG, translated from the coding sequence GTGCAAAAGCGTGGTGAGACCGAGGAGGCAACGGTGCTCGTCGTCGACGACGAGCAAGATATCGCGGATCTGTATTCGACGTGGCTGCTGACCGCACACGACGTTCGGACCGCACACAGCGGTACGGAAGCGCTCCAGTTAGTCGATGCGTCCGTCGACGTCGTCTTTCTGGACCGGCAGATGCCCGATATGAGCGGTGACGAGGTCCTCGATACCATCGCAGAACGGGGTATCGACCCCGCAGTGGTGATGGTGACGGCCGTCGACCCTGACTTCGACATTGTCGAGATGCCCTTTGACGAGTATCTGACCAAGCCGGTCAGCCGCGAGGACCTCCTCGACACCGTCTCGGAGATGCTTATCCGAACCACGTACGACGACCGGGTTCAGGAGTACTTTGCCGTAGCTTCGAAGAAGGCGACACTAGAAACCCAGAAGAACACGCCACAACTCGAAGCAAGCGATGAATACCAGACCGTCAACGAGCGGTTCGAAGAACTCCGTCAAAGGGCCGATGCCACGGCCGCAGAGATTGACGACTTCGAGTCCGTGTTTCAGCAGTTCCCCGGTAGCGGCCTCTCGTCTGGCTAA
- a CDS encoding DUF5830 family protein — protein sequence MLGVESAIVSETRDPVELGVELLAHLEHGELSVADALDRIETVTTNPQVQREILDTAVMRGLIERENGVVRPRSQGSYVNFDSDVVVREGEFSCQRCGAAISTGHFVQFDDGELGPFGSTCIRKVLGRE from the coding sequence TTGCTCGGGGTTGAATCGGCGATTGTGTCCGAGACGCGAGACCCGGTCGAACTCGGCGTCGAACTGCTCGCCCATCTGGAACACGGGGAGCTGTCCGTCGCCGACGCGCTCGACCGTATCGAGACGGTGACGACCAACCCACAGGTCCAGCGCGAAATCCTCGACACCGCAGTGATGCGCGGCCTCATCGAGCGCGAGAACGGCGTCGTTCGCCCGCGGTCACAGGGGTCGTACGTGAACTTCGACAGCGACGTCGTCGTCCGTGAGGGGGAGTTCTCGTGTCAGCGCTGTGGTGCAGCTATCAGTACGGGCCACTTCGTCCAGTTCGACGACGGCGAACTGGGGCCGTTCGGGTCGACGTGTATTCGGAAAGTGTTAGGGAGAGAGTAG
- a CDS encoding TVP38/TMEM64 family protein produces MDRLAKRQLIGTAGLVAVVAIVTTLLTPERVVAQLMHLADHPVYLAGVIVGLYLVRPFFAWPTMPLSAFVGFVLGIKYGFPVALMGALVTCLIPYRFALRAGEQGGMFGWLGDSGRRIIEVTGETRGVLAARLSPVPADPVSYGAGFARVSPRSFAVGTFLGEIPWVAVEVTAGASLRSLTLTGLTVDALPHVLLFSAALAVLVLAGPAYRHVNAPNSS; encoded by the coding sequence ATGGACCGCCTCGCGAAGCGACAGCTGATCGGGACCGCCGGACTGGTGGCAGTCGTCGCTATCGTGACGACGCTGCTTACACCCGAGCGGGTGGTGGCCCAGCTGATGCACCTTGCTGACCACCCTGTCTACCTCGCGGGTGTCATCGTCGGACTGTATCTGGTCCGCCCGTTCTTCGCGTGGCCGACGATGCCGCTGTCCGCGTTCGTCGGGTTCGTCCTCGGCATCAAATACGGCTTCCCGGTCGCACTGATGGGCGCACTCGTCACCTGCCTCATCCCCTACCGGTTCGCACTCCGGGCCGGCGAACAGGGGGGGATGTTCGGCTGGCTGGGGGACTCAGGCCGGCGGATTATCGAGGTGACCGGCGAGACACGGGGCGTCCTCGCGGCGCGACTCTCACCGGTGCCCGCGGACCCCGTCTCCTATGGGGCCGGGTTCGCTCGCGTCTCGCCGCGTTCGTTCGCTGTCGGGACGTTCCTCGGTGAGATTCCGTGGGTCGCGGTCGAGGTCACCGCCGGCGCGTCACTGCGGTCGCTAACGCTCACTGGCCTCACCGTCGACGCACTCCCGCACGTTCTGCTGTTCTCCGCGGCACTGGCCGTGCTGGTGCTTGCGGGGCCGGCCTACCGCCACGTCAACGCTCCGAACTCGTCGTAA
- a CDS encoding PAS domain S-box protein gives MSGHGEEISVLHVDDDPDLGDLVAVHLEQTQGDISVCTERSAADGLERLSERTFDCVVSDHDMPGMDGLEFLKVVREEYEELPFILFTGKGNEEIASDAISAGVTEYLQKGVGTDQYTVLANRIERAVGERRAKAALEESERMLSTLISNLPGMVYRARNEPDWPMEFVSDGATELVGYSSGALESGDVSWGTLIKDSETERLWETVQTCIAADEPFEVSYQIETADGETRWMWERGRVVGTDDDGVEILEGFITDVTAREERERELANQRAFTEKLIDSVDDMFYVVGPDGSLVRWNDTVSSVTGYTNEKLASMAIGELIVDSDHEKLWRTFEETLETGYGTIEAGVETADGRTLQYEFKGSLIEDERGDLFGIAGIGRDITERKRRERELREYRTLVENVGDPMYVLDTDGTVEMVNEAMAAHLGYDRSEIIGSEPSRFMPETDVERATALICDLLDDDERMWAAYEMRTISADGTVRINEDRIAPLFDEDGNFDGSVGVMRETTERKQRERELERYETIIEAVGDPVYTLDDEGVFTYVNEAVERLTGFEPDALIGEHISTIMAGEDINRGSDLIRTMLSDPTRQNVTFETDIVDQNGEHTPIEIHIALLPAADGEFNGTAGVIRDISDRKERERQLAEFASVVSHDLRNPLNVVKGRISVARSSGDVSHLEAAESAAERMDELINDLLTLARQGDTVGETTMVDLAALAGQAWADVETGEAALEKHGTATVEADAARLRAVFENLFRNSVEHGSASDQEQPDDAEEHGRCADNAAPITVSVGTMDTGFYVADDGAGIPPEERDDVFERGYTTSDTGTGFGLAIVGEVAQAHGWSVSVTESDGGGARFEFTTSSER, from the coding sequence ATGAGTGGTCACGGGGAAGAAATTTCGGTGCTGCACGTCGACGATGACCCCGACCTCGGCGATCTCGTTGCGGTCCATCTGGAGCAAACACAGGGCGATATCTCCGTCTGTACCGAGCGAAGTGCGGCAGATGGGTTAGAGCGATTGTCCGAGCGCACGTTCGACTGTGTCGTCAGCGATCACGATATGCCGGGCATGGACGGGCTCGAATTCCTGAAGGTCGTCCGCGAGGAGTACGAGGAGCTACCCTTTATTCTCTTTACTGGCAAAGGAAACGAGGAAATCGCGAGTGATGCCATCTCCGCCGGCGTCACCGAATATCTCCAGAAAGGAGTCGGGACGGACCAGTACACCGTCCTTGCCAACCGTATCGAACGGGCTGTCGGGGAACGGCGGGCCAAGGCCGCGCTCGAAGAGTCCGAGCGGATGCTGTCGACGCTCATTTCGAATCTGCCGGGGATGGTGTATCGCGCCCGGAACGAGCCTGATTGGCCGATGGAGTTCGTCAGCGACGGTGCAACGGAGTTAGTCGGCTACAGTTCGGGGGCGCTTGAGAGCGGCGATGTCTCCTGGGGCACGCTGATCAAGGATTCCGAGACGGAGCGTCTCTGGGAGACGGTCCAGACCTGTATCGCCGCCGACGAGCCGTTCGAAGTCTCCTACCAGATCGAGACGGCCGATGGTGAAACTCGCTGGATGTGGGAGCGCGGGCGCGTCGTCGGCACTGACGACGACGGCGTCGAAATCCTCGAAGGGTTCATCACCGACGTAACCGCGCGCGAGGAGCGCGAACGGGAGCTCGCGAATCAGCGAGCATTTACCGAGAAGCTCATCGACTCCGTCGACGATATGTTCTACGTTGTCGGTCCCGATGGCAGTCTGGTCCGATGGAACGACACCGTCTCGTCGGTGACCGGCTACACAAACGAGAAGTTAGCGTCGATGGCCATTGGGGAACTCATCGTGGATTCCGACCACGAGAAATTATGGCGTACCTTCGAGGAGACGCTGGAGACGGGGTACGGAACTATCGAGGCAGGAGTCGAGACGGCTGACGGCAGGACGCTCCAGTACGAATTCAAGGGCTCACTCATCGAAGACGAGCGCGGAGACCTGTTCGGGATTGCCGGTATCGGCCGGGATATCACTGAACGGAAACGCCGGGAACGGGAGCTCAGGGAGTACCGGACGCTGGTCGAAAACGTCGGGGACCCGATGTACGTCCTCGATACTGACGGGACAGTAGAGATGGTAAACGAGGCGATGGCCGCCCATCTGGGGTACGACCGCTCGGAAATCATCGGCTCGGAGCCGTCCCGGTTCATGCCTGAGACGGATGTCGAAAGAGCGACAGCACTCATCTGTGACCTGCTCGACGACGACGAGCGGATGTGGGCTGCCTACGAGATGCGGACGATATCCGCTGACGGGACAGTCCGGATCAACGAGGACAGGATCGCACCGCTGTTCGACGAGGACGGGAACTTCGACGGGTCAGTCGGCGTGATGCGCGAGACGACAGAGCGAAAGCAACGCGAGCGGGAACTCGAACGCTACGAGACGATCATCGAGGCCGTCGGCGACCCGGTGTACACCCTCGACGACGAGGGCGTCTTCACCTACGTGAACGAGGCGGTAGAGCGACTAACAGGGTTCGAACCGGATGCACTCATCGGTGAGCACATCTCCACGATCATGGCCGGCGAGGACATCAACCGCGGCAGCGACCTCATCCGGACCATGCTGTCTGACCCGACCCGGCAGAACGTGACCTTCGAAACGGATATCGTCGACCAGAACGGGGAGCACACCCCTATCGAGATCCATATCGCGTTGCTTCCGGCCGCGGACGGGGAGTTCAACGGTACAGCGGGCGTCATCCGCGATATCAGCGACCGGAAAGAGAGAGAGCGACAGCTCGCGGAGTTCGCATCTGTCGTCAGCCACGACCTGCGAAACCCGCTGAACGTGGTCAAAGGGCGGATATCGGTCGCTCGGTCGTCGGGAGACGTATCGCACCTCGAAGCGGCGGAGTCCGCGGCTGAGCGGATGGACGAACTCATTAACGATCTGTTGACCCTCGCCAGACAGGGCGATACGGTCGGCGAGACGACGATGGTTGACCTCGCCGCCCTTGCAGGGCAGGCCTGGGCCGATGTCGAAACCGGTGAAGCCGCGCTCGAAAAACACGGGACAGCGACGGTCGAAGCTGACGCGGCACGGCTCCGTGCGGTGTTCGAGAACCTGTTCCGGAACAGTGTGGAACATGGGTCCGCAAGCGACCAGGAGCAGCCCGACGACGCGGAGGAGCACGGGCGTTGCGCGGACAACGCGGCCCCGATCACAGTCTCCGTCGGGACAATGGATACCGGATTTTATGTCGCCGACGACGGCGCTGGTATTCCGCCGGAAGAGCGAGATGACGTGTTCGAACGGGGCTACACCACAAGCGATACCGGAACCGGGTTCGGGCTGGCAATCGTCGGGGAGGTCGCACAGGCTCACGGCTGGTCAGTGTCGGTGACAGAGAGCGACGGCGGCGGCGCGCGGTTCGAGTTTACGACGAGTTCGGAGCGTTGA
- a CDS encoding HVO_2523 family zinc finger protein produces the protein MDEQPGGRPCPLCERAMYHRHCKYVCPEHGVVYDCADTFY, from the coding sequence ATGGACGAGCAGCCCGGCGGTCGGCCCTGCCCGCTCTGTGAGCGGGCGATGTACCACCGACACTGCAAGTACGTCTGTCCGGAACACGGCGTCGTGTACGACTGCGCTGATACGTTCTACTGA
- a CDS encoding sulfite oxidase, which produces MTDDLLDSPGGRLLVSVAAAVAGLAGSYAVTGYAPAFVASPIERALARSMPGIVVSTAISTLGSLGQQLNLLLAIGLAGLFIALAARAAILTGQLANNRALPLVGTAVVTWAVSVVLTGNVVLAAGPAIPAAAVVGLAQVLDGFGGPTSPISSKRRRALSTVGAAVGAATVGYTTGNQRSAGATGDDAPALNAPGADLDDVDEKLAVAADYSLGFDDIDPLVSENFYEVDINSIDPELSAADWSLSITGAVEEEITLTYADLLEMDAENRFVTLRCVGESLNGYKTDTALWTGVTVDSLLEAAGIQSGCECVMLRAEDDYYEEFPIDALRGGMLAYGMNGKVLPRGHGYPVRALVPGHWGEVNVKWLSEIEVLDEEAEGYWEKRGWQGTGPVNPVAKLHHESMLSDGRRRIGGHAYAGLRGVQRVEVSTDGGETWADATLSDQLPAADGDGPAEDAWRQWEYIYDPPSGGHTVTVRMVDQRGEVQPETETDSYPSGASGWVSKQYS; this is translated from the coding sequence ATGACTGACGATCTCCTCGACTCGCCCGGCGGTCGGCTGCTGGTCAGCGTCGCCGCAGCCGTCGCGGGCCTAGCCGGGTCCTACGCAGTGACCGGCTACGCGCCCGCGTTCGTCGCCTCGCCGATTGAGCGGGCACTCGCGCGGTCGATGCCGGGTATCGTCGTCTCGACTGCCATCTCGACGCTCGGTAGCCTCGGCCAACAGCTCAATCTCCTGCTCGCCATCGGACTTGCGGGGCTGTTCATCGCGCTGGCAGCCAGGGCAGCAATCCTCACCGGCCAGTTGGCGAACAATCGCGCTCTCCCGCTCGTCGGAACGGCTGTCGTGACCTGGGCCGTCAGCGTGGTTCTTACCGGTAATGTCGTCCTCGCCGCTGGCCCAGCAATTCCCGCCGCTGCTGTCGTCGGACTCGCACAGGTCCTCGACGGCTTCGGTGGCCCCACGTCACCGATCTCCTCGAAACGGCGGCGGGCGCTCTCGACGGTCGGCGCGGCCGTCGGCGCGGCGACAGTCGGTTACACAACCGGCAACCAGCGGTCTGCCGGCGCGACAGGTGACGATGCGCCCGCACTCAACGCGCCGGGGGCCGATCTCGACGATGTAGACGAGAAGCTCGCCGTCGCAGCGGACTATTCCCTGGGCTTTGACGATATCGACCCGCTGGTCAGCGAGAACTTCTACGAGGTCGACATCAACTCTATCGACCCGGAGCTGTCGGCCGCGGACTGGTCGCTCTCCATCACCGGCGCTGTTGAGGAGGAGATCACGCTCACCTACGCGGACCTGCTGGAGATGGACGCGGAAAACCGATTCGTCACACTCCGTTGCGTTGGCGAGAGTCTTAATGGCTACAAGACGGATACCGCGCTGTGGACCGGCGTTACGGTCGACAGCCTCCTCGAGGCAGCCGGCATCCAGAGCGGCTGTGAGTGCGTCATGCTCCGCGCCGAGGACGACTACTACGAGGAGTTCCCCATCGACGCGCTCCGGGGCGGGATGCTCGCCTACGGCATGAACGGCAAGGTCCTCCCGCGTGGCCACGGCTACCCCGTCCGAGCGCTGGTCCCCGGCCACTGGGGTGAGGTCAACGTCAAGTGGCTCTCAGAGATCGAGGTCCTCGACGAGGAGGCCGAAGGCTACTGGGAGAAACGCGGCTGGCAGGGAACCGGGCCGGTGAATCCGGTCGCCAAGCTCCACCACGAATCGATGCTTTCGGACGGCCGCCGACGCATCGGCGGCCACGCCTACGCTGGCCTGCGCGGCGTCCAGCGCGTCGAAGTCTCCACTGACGGCGGCGAGACGTGGGCGGACGCAACGCTCTCGGACCAACTGCCGGCGGCTGACGGTGACGGCCCCGCCGAGGACGCGTGGCGACAGTGGGAGTACATCTACGACCCACCGTCCGGCGGCCACACCGTCACCGTCCGGATGGTCGATCAGCGTGGCGAGGTCCAGCCGGAAACGGAGACTGACTCGTATCCCAGCGGTGCCTCGGGCTGGGTCTCCAAACAGTACTCGTAG